GAGCATTGAAAAACTGCTGGGCGAAGACCCACGCGATCTCGGCGGCGTCCCGATCGTCGCCGCCTCCGTCGACGGAACCGATAGCTAGGCAGTGTAGTTCTATCTTCCCGGTGGTGCCTAAACTCGGGGCTTGGCCACAACTTGGGCCGCTTTGGTCGCCGGCATCATTGGTCGCACCAGAATGCGTGGGGTCAGCATCGAGTACCGATTCGCCGCGCCCGAACATCCATTCCCGGCAGCCGTCGAGGACTCCGTCACCGCCTACCGCGGATTGCTCGCCTCTGGAATATTCGCACTACTTATACCAGCTGGATCTCACGAGATCCTCCTCGACGATGCTCTACGAGTAGCCGCTCGCGCGGCCGAGGCCGACGATGCGGTGCCCCTTGAGATCACGCTTGGTGTTCCCCACGTCTTCCAAGGCTTCACCTCAGCCCTGTACGAGGGCGCGGCGGCGCTGGATTCCGTCGCCACAATTTTGTATGCACAGCTCGGATCGACGCTGGAACCCTGTGGTTCAATGACGGACGAGCTCCAGTCCTGACGGAGATTCAGCTCCACGTTGAAGCGGAACCGGGCCGAGTTTAGGTACCTAGCAATTGCCGTTCATGCGCGGGCCGTGTCCGCGTCGTCGGCACCGACCGTTGCACCGAGAGACATTCGATACCAGACTTGAGGGATGGGACACTTTCGGACTCCTCAGGTTGTTCTGTTCACTCGCGACATCGACCGCGCGGTCTCGTTCTACGGCGCGCTCGGTTTCGACGAGGCTTTCCGCACACCACGTGCAGGCACACCCATCCATGTAGACCTCGCCCTGGACGGTTACCGCCTCGGTCTGGCCACCGAGTCCAGCACTCGTGAAGACCACGGCCTCGACCCTATCGCCGACGGCCAGCGTGCGGCAGTGATCCTGTGGACTGACGACGTTACTTCAGGCTACGAGATGCTCATCAGCCTCGGTGCAACGCCCGTCAAGCCACCAGAGCCTTGGCTCGATCGTCTGCTGATCGCCTGGGCTCAGGACCCAGACGGCCACCTGGTGCAGGTCGTCCAAGCCACGAATTGACGAGACGCCGCACCGAAACGCGACTACACGTTAAACCGGACCTCTACCACGTCGCCGCACATACCAACCTCTGCGGGCTGTTATCCGCCTCGACAGCCCATTAATCCAGTTATATAATGACTTATATAAGACAGTGAGGATTCATGGCAATTACCTCAGTTGACATCAACAAGGCTGAACTCAATCAAGCTAAGCGACTGGCAGGAACCAGCTCGACTCGTGAGACCGTCGATCTAGCGCTTCGGATATTAATTGCCGTCCGCCAGCAGCCGGCCGTCGTCGAACGCATCATTTCCCGCAGTTTCGAACCCAGTCAGATCGATGCACCAACTATTTCCCCGATTGCAGACGCACCACCTGCAGGTAGGACCCCGCCGCCCAGAGCAGTTTCCGAATGACGATCTACTTGGTTGACAACAGCATTTGGCAAAAGGCATCCGCCAGTCCCGCCATCGCACAGCGACTCAGGCAGTTATCCCCTCAGCACTTGATCATCACCTGCCCGCCCCAGGTACTCGCGTACTGTCACTCCGCCAGAACCGCAGAGGAGTACCACGAGCTCAGGAAAGACATGGATGAACTACTGGGAGCCTGGGAACACCCGAACGAATCCACCGTACTGGACATCCAGCAAGCCCTCTGGGACAACGGACTGATGCGTGCTGCGGCAGCATTCGATTGCCTCATTGCCGCCTACGCCGTCGTCAATGATGCT
The nucleotide sequence above comes from Glutamicibacter sp. B1. Encoded proteins:
- a CDS encoding type II toxin-antitoxin system VapB family antitoxin, with translation MAITSVDINKAELNQAKRLAGTSSTRETVDLALRILIAVRQQPAVVERIISRSFEPSQIDAPTISPIADAPPAGRTPPPRAVSE
- a CDS encoding alpha/beta hydrolase fold domain-containing protein; the protein is MATTWAALVAGIIGRTRMRGVSIEYRFAAPEHPFPAAVEDSVTAYRGLLASGIFALLIPAGSHEILLDDALRVAARAAEADDAVPLEITLGVPHVFQGFTSALYEGAAALDSVATILYAQLGSTLEPCGSMTDELQS
- a CDS encoding VOC family protein; this translates as MGHFRTPQVVLFTRDIDRAVSFYGALGFDEAFRTPRAGTPIHVDLALDGYRLGLATESSTREDHGLDPIADGQRAAVILWTDDVTSGYEMLISLGATPVKPPEPWLDRLLIAWAQDPDGHLVQVVQATN